The sequence below is a genomic window from Humulus lupulus chromosome 3, drHumLupu1.1, whole genome shotgun sequence.
TCATTCTTCACTTCAAAACATTTTCTATTAAGTTCGAGAGTTGGAACTGAAACACAAGGGCTGAACATCACTAATTCATCACCTGATTTGGTAAGTTCTCCAGATTTGGCAACACTATCATTATAAGCAAACAAATTATCTCTGGAGAAACTAGAATTGCCCACATGAATGCTAAACAGCGACTCATTGGATGCCACACTCCATTCCATTGGCGTTGTGGATTTACTTATTTCAAACACAGAAGATGGAATCCTTTTAGGATCATATACACCAAACCGTTCCATTGTTTGTATTGGGGGTGATGACATGCCATGAACATTTGATTCATGAATCATAACATCATCAGAAGAAGATTGAGGTGTCATCAGTACAAGAACCCTAGGGCTCATGCCTTGTATCTCAGATTTTGAAGAGCCACCACTGGAAATGCTGACTTCATCATCTTCTTGTATTGATTCACTACCAACATCTTGTTCGTCAGACTTGCTACATTCATTTGTGTCTACCGGTAAAAGATCTATTGCCAAGTTTGATGATGATGacgatggtgatggtgatggtgaggaTGACGGTGATGGTGAGGATGACGATGACGAGGACGATGACGATGACGATGATGGTGTTGATGAAGACATTATGTGCGGTGTTAAGTACTCATTTCTATCACTCTCATCATGTTCCcctaataatttcttattacttCCACTTACATCTAGTATAAAATCTAATTGAGTATCTAGGGGACTAATGCTTGTAGTGTCATCGGATGTCTCAAGTAGTGGTTGTGATTGCTCAGCCCTTTGGCTCTCAGCAACTGAATCTGATGAAATTTCAAAAAGACAAATGCTTCCGCTTCCATTATCAATTTGCTCTACATTTGTAATGCTTCCATTTTCATGTTCCAAGTCCATAGCTGAAACATTCAAATCGTGAGAATAAGTTTCAAAACTCAAACAAGGGTCATAGATATCAATTTTAATAAACCAACACAACTAgcattattaatataaaaaatttaccTTATAAAAAATCATACGAATTGGATATATTTTCCAGATAAGGGCTGGCGCATGTCTATATACACATTAAGATATTATATGAAGTGTATGTTACATTATTAACTCCTGAAATCTAAATTTGAGAACGAGTTCATTATAAACGATTAAGTTTTTATgcatttaaatttataatttatgaAAAAGTCAAAAATATTTGATGGCACTATTTATGAACCTTCAAATCCATATGCATTTCAAAATCAAGAAAAGCCTAAGTTaaattttctttaataaaaagaCATAAACTTGTAGTTTATTGAATAAATTCATTTTTTGTTCAAAGATAATGCAAGAGAGAGACTCACTTGATTATAAAACAGTACAAACTCAAGAGAGAGACTTACTTGCTGGCATCGATGATTGGCACCTTAGTTCACCTCAAATGCATCACCATCTTCCTATAAATACATATATGTaaagaaataaatatttttaaatcataaatGCAAGGagaacatttttttatttaattatttttcagttattttttatACCATTACAGATTTGaaagaaaacataaatatatatatatatttgtatttatgACATAGTAATAAAAATAATGATGGCGATTAATCAAAATTCTCAGTGGTAAATTGAAGAGGTTTATGTGGGGAAACATATGCCATACAAGTATGGAAGAAATTTCAAGTTCTCTGTAAGTAGCTTTGTACAAATTTGGTGCTATCTTAAGTACTTTCTACAATTCTTACTTGATAGTTTGAAACGGTGTCGTACGTGTTTGTTTATCCCATATTTTGCGCCAAGTCCTCTAGTTATGTTTGGATTTGTGAATGACACGTTTTTCATCACATTTGTCATTTActcattttgaaaagaaaaaaaataggaaaTAAAAAAAGTCACTTATTCTTCAaataaacttttttctttttattaatctTTATTTGATTAGATTTAGAAGAGTAATTATTGTCCAAAAAAACAAGAtttataagaataataaaataagagATCTATACTAAAATgtgaataaatataaaatattaaaatttcctCGAACTTTTCAAGAGAAATTGAGGCACTGTTCCCTTCAGAATTTtagataaataaatttatatttccAATATTTAAGGGTAATAAATGCAATACCTAAAATAAATGTTGGAAATTAATGAATAAATTATCAGACTATAATCAAAATTATTGTCTTTCAACAGTAGAAAAATTTATATCAACATTATTTAGATGAGTGCCCAATGTAGCTCTCTATCATCTTCACATAAAAAATGTTATAAGTGAACAATAAAGATGTTAGCGAGACTAAATCAACAAAGAATAATACATCtttatgaattaatttttttttttaaaaaaaaaacttagtcaaATATTCTCTAAAATAATTATTGATATCTAGAATAGTTTTCAGCTACGACAAAACTAGATGAATTTCATAGGTGAAGTCTTTTTGGAATGATATTTGGCCAAGTATCTAAAGAATGATATTTTACTTAAGGTATGAATCAaattttttcaataaaaaattgTATTTATTAAAATCAATGATGTGTAGATACAAAGTAtctattataaatataatattaaaatgaAACTGTCAAATCTGATTGATCCATCTCTTAGAATTGTTTGagttattcataataattttttttaaattactgcTACACcacccacatatatatatatatatacaaacaaCGTGTAATATGGacgtttgtttaattttatttatagaatttattaattaattttattaaatttatattaatgtcatataaattttaaaataaatattttattttaattaaataatttatttatttttgtttgagtttatgtttgttcttgtttttgaatttgggagtgacaacaagagattatatattatatattatacgttgatttaaatttaagtttcttgctagtttttaaaaaaaaaaataatttgttactaattcacattagattatattatatgtttaatatgatattattctaataagtaagtttaagtttaattaaattttatttaagatataaagcgtatgattttattatttttaaataattatcattgtaaaatatctgaaaaatatcttattttaatgtgtttaattatttattatttttaagtaattatcattgtaaaatatttcaaaaatatcatattttaattttcttaattatttattttattttatttaagtttaagtgtttacaaactatcgttaaatataaaaatattctgttaaatataaaaatattccgtcaaagttaacattaaaaaaaataaaaaaccgttaaaactaagaattttcgttatctacacactttttatatagaagagatatatatctCTTTATATAAATAGTATAtagataacaattttttttttaattttaattatttttttttaattttaataaaatattctaaatatttaatagaatatacttttaaaactcattaaaaataaatatttattaattatattaatataaatttaaattcaaattcaaattcaaatattaaaaaaatatcattattataataatatataatacacaattaaatatttaataattatattaatataaatttaaatattattatgataataatatataatcctaattttttactaattaatatgaattcaactattataaaatattattataataataataatagttaatacaagactaaatatttaatgcttatattaatataaatttaaatattataaaaaatctagataatcctaatttttattaaaaaaaattatcatttatatttataaagttatcatattatatatatatatatattaaaatcataataatattttggtttaatttttcttttaatatgtttatgtcattctttaaAATATAAtgcatgttgcttgtatctagtatataaatatatatatcttgtttatataaaaaatctagataatggaaatttttgattttaacagtttgttttgttaactttaacagaatattctaaatatttaacagaatatacatctaaaactaatttaaaatagatgtttattaattatattaatataaattcaaatattataaaaattcattattataataatatttaacataagactacatatataataattatatgggtttatacctttttggaccctgtattttttcccattacttgtttggaccctgtgatttgacaaattattttttggaccctatgttttgtaaaatggttaaaatagaaccctaaacccgattttggtcaatgttttttcaactaaaatcacaaataatttaccaaactaacaatttagaacaaaaataaaatcattctgcttaaaaactgtgttgttatattcaattttttcttcatcaaaattgagtttaaggttctaatttaaccattttacaaaacatagggtccaaaaagaaatttgtcaaaacacagggtccaaacaggtaatgagacaaaacacggggtccaaaaatgtataaacactaattatattaatataaatttaaattcaaattcaagtGTTATAAAAtaccattattataataatatataatacaagactacatatttaataattatattaatataaatttaagtgttataaaatattattatgataataatataatcctgattatttactaattatatcaatatgaattcaaatattataaaatattattattataataatattcaatacaagactagttatttaatacttatattaatataaatttaataattttaaaatatcattataataataatatataatgcataatcttaatttttattaaaaaaaattatcatttatgtttcaaaaggttatcatattatatatatatatatatatatattaaaaaatcataaataatattttggtttattttttcatttaatatgtttgtcattcttttatatataatattatttatttatttaaaattttatatgataatgatacaaatttaacaaaaaatattaataaattctataaataaaaataaacaaacttGCATTGTAAGcagcttgtatctagtatatatacatacatatatatatactagatacaaacaacgtgcaaatatgcatgtttgcttagttttatttacataattttttaattatttttattaaatttatattaatatcatataaatttaaaataaatatcttattttaattaaataatttatttacttttgtttaagtttatgtttgttctagtttttgaatttgagagtgacaacaagatattatatattatatgtttaatgcaatattaaatattatacgttgattttaaatttaagtttcttgctaattttaaaaaaaaaaaaatttgttgctaattggcAGTAGATTATAttgtatgtttaatatgatattattctaataagtgagtttaatttcaattaaattttatttaagttataaaacgtatggttttattatttttaaataattattattgtaaaacatctcaaacatattatattttaatttgtttaattatttattatttttaaataattatcattgtaaaatatctcaaaaatatttttttttaattttttaattatttattttattttatttaagtttaagtatttacaaactaccattaaatataagaatattctggtaaatataaaaatatttcgttaaagttaacattaataaaataaaaatctattaaaaccaagaattttcgttacgtacacacttattatatagaagtgatatactaggtaaaagcaacgtgcaatgcacgtttgcttagttttaaagttgtaaacatagtctataatttttataaaaaccggttaatttttttttataaaaaatatatataatataatgaattataattctatagtatatataaatatttatattaataatctctacatatataacTTCTAAATACAacaatgacataaatatatatttacatgactacatgacatatatatataaattataataatatttaaaaagattttaataatacaaataaaataagaatatagaAAAATTCATAGTGTTGACAATAGTATATacgcatcaactatttttagtttctaatatatctcgcaatgtcctttggtgaatttaatgaagaaaaagagctcaaatcacttgataaaaaataaactatcacacaaatttataagataaaaaaaatgatatgtatgtctttattatttttaaataaatatgatttagttatttaaaatatcttaaaaatatcatattttaattaattaatttttgattaagtttatgtttgttttagttttttaattttgtagtcaacaagagattatatattatatgtttaatataatagtaatattataataagtagattttaaatttaagtttattgctagttggtagtagattatattatattatatgtttataatatgatattaaattttataatacgtgaagtttaagtttaattaaattttatttaagttataaaatatatggttttattatttttaaataattattattgtaaaatatcttatgttaatttgtttaattatttatttattttgatataaatttaaatcatttttacattctactgttaaatataataatattttgttaaatataagaataatcCGTTAaagttttgagaaaaaaaaataaaaaatcgttaaaataaaaaactttagttatctacacatttttttatatagaataaaTATTAGAATTGAGCCGAGGAAGTTTTTAAAGAAATGaaacttgtaaattttattttattcatatctcgCAAGTCATACATTGAAAACTAGTTAGATGAAATACAATAAGGGAGAAATTTTgacatatttatgttttttttattggttTGATGCTCTTAAATTTTGTGAAAACCTGCAAGAATATTTCTGCTAAAAAtttctttaacttttttttttcactttcctGGGCTATATAAATGTAATAGATACAATATCGTTTTACGTACGTTAAACAAAAATATATGGACAATTATATTTGAAAACGAGCTTTCCCatatttttaaacatttattatcTAACTTAAAAAGCAATATAATTAAATACCAAATTCTGTAATCATAATAGATTCGTAAACTAAGCTAATATAGTAAAAACTCGATCCATGCATATTATTGACAAACCTGTGACAGATGTGACGACAACCAATGGTGGCGACCGGCGACCGGCGACCGACGATACAACAACAAACTCCAATTGGGACTTGgctttatgatatatatatatatgcacacacACTAAAGAATATTCATGGCCCTTTGGATTTagaaactaaaagaaaaaaacCATCTGGTTTGTATGGATATGTATTAGAAAAATGTGTGT
It includes:
- the LOC133824668 gene encoding flocculation protein FLO11-like, which gives rise to MDLEHENGSITNVEQIDNGSGSICLFEISSDSVAESQRAEQSQPLLETSDDTTSISPLDTQLDFILDVSGSNKKLLGEHDESDRNEYLTPHIMSSSTPSSSSSSSSSSSSSPSPSSSPSPSPSSSSSNLAIDLLPVDTNECSKSDEQDVGSESIQEDDEVSISSGGSSKSEIQGMSPRVLVLMTPQSSSDDVMIHESNVHGMSSPPIQTMERFGVYDPKRIPSSVFEISKSTTPMEWSVASNESLFSIHVGNSSFSRDNLFAYNDSVAKSGELTKSGDELVMFSPCVSVPTLELNRKCFEVKNEFAGSVGDGAMKEKTVKDTVKPPPTTDDASTTKAPTAPFAVSSNSSSHSHHSDGSAASVRSFAFPV